A stretch of the Mycobacteroides immunogenum genome encodes the following:
- a CDS encoding MMPL/RND family transporter yields the protein MWDAIARFSSRYAVLIIGLWMLVAGAGNLLVPQVESTAHNHARGFLPHDAPVNAAGAVMGRQFQDGAGNNLNYLVLESDHKLGPVEHQYHNRLLTRLRADSAHLDSAMDLWADPLTAEGALSPDGKAVYTMLRVNGELGAAKANDALNAVRKIVADEPAPTGMHAWVTGPGATIADELTAIDTQMLMITAVTVVLIAVLLFVVYRSVITAAIPLLTVGLGLAVARSIVAFLGERDLIEVSIFSVSLLAALVLGAATDYGIFLLGRYHEQRRAGVEHEQALVIANRSVAPVIAASGLTIAAALSCLLFAQVGMLRSAGLPCAIGILTGMVASLTLLPALIGLAGRRGLAQPRARQQGSSQPGRRWRRVGAMVARWPGPVLAGSLLALLVCALPVAGLRLGFDELAAQPLSTHANRGYQAMDRHFPPNRLLPEIVSIESDHDLRTPAGVIAVERVTKQLMEIPGIRMVQSASRPAGTIPEQAALTEQAGIIADQLDDGTAQMSQRLGAVDKLSTTLSQFSGAIAQLQQGLAGGVHGLGELNGGIGDMHSGMKALQDNVSQVSGYMEPLRNFTNGNPNCANDGICSLVLKAVEPMDSVVAATAALTASTDKFGAGAQGMQRSFSGAVDSVKNMRSTVAQLSAVTDQLTKAVGETRAMFSGLTEYLRAMREDFRSSGEGGYYLPQRAWQDPRFQRAAGLYFGPDGRSTRMLVFGDGKVFGADGAHRSPQILLAVSEATKEGTLAGSSVNLTGFGTGTAELRGYVNDDFLLLAAVALALVFLIVLVMLRSPVAAAVVIGTVIVSYASALGVTTLIWQHLLGRDLHWAVPSIALIALVAVGADYNLLFTMRMREEVFLHGASLRTGMIRTFGGTGGVVTTAGIVFGITMFAMLSSDVLSIEQTGTTIGVGLMIDTLIVRTFVVPATAGVLGTWFWWSPAPLLRGLLFRWSQARSPRTAGVLSYLLTRPSRLERTGA from the coding sequence ATGTGGGATGCCATCGCACGGTTCTCCAGCCGCTATGCGGTTCTGATCATCGGACTCTGGATGCTTGTCGCTGGGGCGGGCAATCTGCTTGTGCCGCAGGTGGAAAGCACCGCACACAACCACGCTCGCGGCTTCCTGCCACACGACGCACCGGTGAACGCCGCCGGCGCGGTCATGGGCAGGCAGTTCCAGGACGGAGCGGGCAACAATCTCAACTACCTGGTGTTGGAAAGCGACCACAAGCTCGGACCCGTCGAACATCAGTACCACAACCGGCTACTGACGAGACTTCGCGCCGATAGCGCTCATCTGGACTCCGCGATGGATCTGTGGGCCGATCCGCTGACCGCCGAGGGTGCGCTCAGCCCAGACGGCAAGGCCGTCTACACCATGCTGCGGGTCAACGGTGAGCTCGGGGCGGCCAAGGCCAACGACGCGTTGAACGCTGTTCGCAAGATCGTCGCCGATGAACCAGCGCCCACGGGTATGCACGCCTGGGTCACCGGGCCCGGCGCCACCATCGCCGACGAGCTCACTGCCATCGACACTCAAATGCTGATGATCACCGCTGTCACCGTCGTTCTCATCGCGGTGCTGCTGTTTGTCGTGTACAGGTCGGTCATCACCGCGGCGATTCCACTGCTGACTGTGGGCCTGGGGCTTGCGGTAGCCCGCTCCATCGTCGCGTTCCTCGGTGAACGCGATCTCATCGAGGTGTCCATCTTCTCGGTATCGCTGCTCGCCGCACTGGTTCTCGGCGCGGCGACCGACTACGGCATCTTTCTGCTGGGGCGCTATCACGAACAGCGCCGCGCCGGAGTCGAGCACGAGCAGGCCCTCGTCATCGCGAATCGGTCAGTGGCGCCCGTCATCGCCGCCTCCGGGCTGACAATTGCCGCCGCCCTGTCCTGCCTACTCTTCGCGCAGGTGGGCATGTTGCGCAGCGCGGGATTGCCTTGTGCCATTGGGATACTCACCGGAATGGTGGCCTCGTTGACGTTGTTACCCGCGCTTATCGGGCTGGCGGGCCGCCGGGGCCTGGCCCAACCACGTGCTCGGCAGCAGGGATCGAGCCAACCGGGGCGTCGCTGGCGCCGGGTGGGTGCCATGGTGGCGCGCTGGCCCGGCCCGGTACTGGCGGGATCGCTACTTGCTCTCCTCGTCTGCGCCCTCCCGGTGGCGGGTCTGCGTCTTGGCTTCGACGAGCTTGCCGCCCAGCCACTTTCCACACATGCCAACCGCGGATATCAGGCGATGGACAGGCATTTCCCGCCAAACCGGCTACTGCCGGAAATCGTCTCGATCGAATCCGACCACGATCTACGCACCCCCGCCGGAGTGATTGCCGTCGAGCGAGTGACCAAACAGCTCATGGAAATCCCCGGAATACGCATGGTGCAGTCGGCCTCGCGTCCCGCGGGCACCATTCCCGAACAAGCAGCCCTTACCGAACAAGCGGGAATCATCGCCGACCAGCTGGATGACGGCACCGCGCAGATGAGCCAGCGGCTGGGGGCCGTCGACAAACTATCGACGACACTCAGTCAGTTCTCGGGCGCCATCGCCCAGCTGCAGCAGGGCCTGGCCGGCGGAGTACATGGACTGGGCGAACTCAACGGCGGCATCGGCGATATGCACTCCGGAATGAAAGCACTGCAGGACAACGTGTCCCAGGTCTCCGGGTACATGGAGCCATTACGCAACTTCACCAACGGTAACCCGAATTGCGCCAACGACGGCATCTGCTCACTGGTCCTCAAGGCGGTCGAACCCATGGATTCCGTGGTGGCGGCGACGGCCGCGCTGACCGCCAGTACCGACAAGTTCGGCGCCGGCGCGCAGGGCATGCAGAGGTCGTTCTCCGGTGCCGTGGACTCGGTGAAGAACATGCGATCCACCGTCGCGCAGCTGAGCGCGGTCACCGATCAGCTCACCAAGGCCGTCGGCGAGACCCGCGCCATGTTTTCCGGGCTCACCGAGTACCTACGGGCCATGCGCGAGGATTTCCGTAGCAGCGGCGAGGGCGGCTACTACCTGCCGCAACGCGCTTGGCAGGACCCGCGATTCCAGCGTGCGGCCGGGCTCTACTTCGGGCCGGACGGCCGTTCCACTCGCATGCTGGTGTTCGGCGACGGCAAGGTGTTCGGCGCCGACGGTGCGCACCGGTCGCCGCAGATCCTGCTCGCGGTGAGCGAGGCCACCAAGGAAGGCACCCTGGCGGGTAGCTCGGTAAACCTCACCGGATTCGGAACCGGCACAGCCGAATTGCGCGGATATGTGAACGATGACTTTCTGCTGCTGGCCGCGGTGGCGCTGGCATTGGTTTTCCTCATTGTGTTGGTGATGTTGCGTAGCCCGGTAGCGGCCGCAGTGGTGATTGGCACGGTGATCGTCTCGTACGCATCGGCCCTCGGTGTCACCACGCTGATCTGGCAACACCTGCTGGGCCGTGACCTGCACTGGGCCGTGCCCTCCATCGCCCTGATCGCACTGGTCGCCGTCGGCGCCGACTACAACCTGCTGTTCACCATGCGCATGCGCGAGGAGGTGTTCCTACACGGAGCAAGCTTGCGTACCGGCATGATTCGCACATTCGGCGGGACGGGTGGAGTCGTGACAACAGCCGGAATCGTCTTCGGGATCACCATGTTCGCGATGCTGTCCAGCGACGTGCTGAGCATCGAGCAGACCGGCACCACCATCGGTGTGGGTTTGATGATCGACACACTGATCGTCAGAACGTTCGTGGTTCCGGCTACGGCAGGTGTGCTGGGCACGTGGTTCTGGTGGTCGCCGGCGCCGCTGCTGCGCGGGCTGTTGTTCCGGTGGTCCCAGGCTCGTTCACCGCGCACCGCGGGCGTGCTCTCCTATCTGTTGACGAGGCCGTCGCGGCTGGAACGGACCGGGGCCTAG
- a CDS encoding sensor histidine kinase yields the protein MDWFRETALRRRALVPYEFPWAVPLVMYISTLLIVGCAVLQRGFTRPWLLALAALLALTPILSFIVAGRKLNAFWTVAFALAGVGLFLTWPPNAVDAAPFLLMFTLGEVGAIASVRAGLIAVGACVALLVAAEQLNHLGTFSLYMVFFVLCGWLIGRIMQLQQRLLLQERAQQVRMLEQAASDERRRIAREIHDVIAHSLSVTMLHLTGARRALQEDHDVDDAVAGLLDAERLGRQAMSDIRGTVGLLSSGPGGVEPMRLAPEPGVTDIPDLIADFTAAGMAVESHIYGSDESVSAGVGLALYRVAQESLANIAKHSPRSSAAVLLDIDGSVASLTVSNDLAAGLPPDTCSGGGLAGMRQRIEMLGGEFRAGRAEDGWTVSASVPLESSGTPCRSRRRKVLWRHG from the coding sequence ATGGATTGGTTCCGGGAGACTGCGTTGCGACGTCGTGCTCTGGTGCCGTACGAATTTCCGTGGGCGGTGCCGCTGGTGATGTACATCAGCACGTTGCTCATCGTGGGTTGTGCCGTGCTGCAGCGAGGTTTCACCCGTCCGTGGCTACTGGCCTTGGCGGCCCTGCTCGCGCTGACTCCGATCCTGTCGTTCATCGTCGCTGGGCGCAAGCTGAACGCGTTTTGGACCGTGGCGTTCGCGCTGGCGGGGGTCGGGCTGTTCCTTACCTGGCCTCCCAACGCCGTCGATGCCGCGCCTTTCCTGCTGATGTTCACGCTGGGGGAAGTGGGAGCCATCGCTTCGGTGCGCGCCGGTCTGATCGCGGTGGGCGCCTGTGTGGCGCTGCTCGTGGCGGCCGAACAGCTGAACCACCTAGGAACCTTCTCGCTCTACATGGTGTTCTTCGTGCTGTGCGGGTGGTTGATAGGGCGCATCATGCAGTTGCAACAACGTCTGCTCTTACAGGAACGCGCACAGCAGGTGCGCATGCTGGAACAGGCCGCCTCAGATGAACGCCGTCGAATCGCGCGGGAAATCCATGACGTGATAGCGCATTCCCTCTCGGTGACAATGCTTCACCTGACCGGCGCCAGGCGTGCGTTACAAGAGGACCATGATGTGGACGATGCCGTCGCGGGATTGTTGGATGCCGAACGTCTTGGACGACAGGCCATGTCGGACATCAGGGGCACGGTCGGGTTACTGAGTTCCGGCCCGGGCGGTGTCGAGCCGATGCGGCTGGCGCCCGAACCCGGCGTCACCGATATCCCGGATCTCATCGCTGATTTCACGGCGGCAGGAATGGCGGTGGAATCGCATATCTACGGCTCAGATGAGTCTGTCAGCGCTGGAGTGGGTTTGGCCTTGTACCGAGTGGCCCAGGAGTCTTTGGCCAACATCGCCAAGCATTCGCCGAGATCGTCTGCCGCGGTACTCCTTGATATCGACGGCTCGGTGGCAAGCCTGACGGTGAGCAACGATCTGGCCGCCGGATTGCCCCCGGATACCTGTTCCGGGGGTGGGCTCGCGGGCATGCGACAGCGCATTGAGATGCTCGGCGGGGAGTTCCGTGCGGGGAGAGCTGAGGACGGCTGGACCGTTTCGGCCAGCGTCCCATTGGAATCCAGTGGTACGCCGTGCCGTTCCCGGCGCAGGAAGGTGTTGTGGCGCCATGGCTGA
- a CDS encoding DUF1003 domain-containing protein yields the protein MSEASARQRLDTPRTSRRLSLGLDVEAVGRVSENIARFLGTGRYLAIQTIFVVVWIALNLFAVGLEWDPYPFILLNLAFSTQAAYAAPLILLAQNRQENRDRVSLEEDRRRAEQTKADTEYLARELAALRLAVGEVATRDYLRRELEQIHEALENIREKDLL from the coding sequence GTGAGTGAGGCTTCAGCGCGACAACGGCTCGATACCCCGCGCACGTCGCGCCGACTGTCTCTCGGTCTCGACGTCGAGGCAGTCGGCCGGGTAAGTGAAAACATCGCCCGCTTCCTGGGCACCGGACGTTACCTGGCGATCCAGACGATATTCGTCGTAGTGTGGATCGCCCTGAATCTGTTTGCGGTTGGGCTGGAATGGGATCCGTATCCGTTCATCCTGCTCAACCTGGCCTTCTCCACACAGGCCGCCTACGCTGCGCCGCTGATCCTGCTGGCCCAGAACCGGCAGGAAAACCGCGACCGAGTGTCGCTGGAAGAAGATCGCAGGCGCGCCGAACAAACCAAGGCCGATACGGAATACCTGGCTCGGGAGCTGGCGGCGCTGCGGCTCGCGGTGGGCGAAGTCGCCACCCGCGACTATCTGCGCCGTGAGCTGGAGCAGATACACGAGGCGCTGGAGAACATTCGCGAAAAGGACCTGCTGTAG
- a CDS encoding magnesium transporter MgtE N-terminal domain-containing protein, whose translation MAAVSKVFAARLSGLVVLGPDGESIGRVRDVVIGMGVARKQPRVIGLVVEMLTRRRIFVPMLRVTAIEPGSVTLNTGNVSLRRFEQRPSEALVLGQVLDTTVRTDDPELDQFHGVDLTVVDLGLEQTRTRDWVVTRVAVRSPRRLGRRTGVQVTDWSHIQGLTPSSLNLPGQGVAQLMLQFEGMRPVEVADAIRELPAKRRDEVLGAFDDERLADILQELPEDDQAEVLTKLKDERAADVLEAMDPDDAADLLGELPPAEAESLLALMDPEDSEPVRRLLTHSPNTAGGMMTPEPVILSPNTTVAEALARVRDPDLTPALSSLVFVVRPPTATPTGRYLGCVHLQRLLREPPYAMVGGILDTDLPYLDAEAPLAEVTRYFAAYNLVCGPVIDREDHLLGAVTVDDVLDHLMPDGWRAEEPESVAGGDRR comes from the coding sequence ATGGCCGCAGTGAGCAAGGTGTTCGCAGCCAGGCTCTCGGGCCTGGTCGTTCTCGGCCCGGACGGCGAGTCGATCGGACGGGTGCGCGATGTCGTGATCGGCATGGGCGTCGCGCGAAAACAACCGCGCGTGATCGGCCTTGTCGTCGAAATGCTCACGCGCCGAAGAATCTTCGTGCCGATGCTGCGGGTCACCGCCATCGAGCCCGGGTCGGTGACGCTGAACACCGGCAATGTCTCACTGCGCCGCTTCGAACAGCGCCCCAGCGAGGCACTGGTCCTGGGACAGGTCCTCGACACCACCGTGCGTACCGACGATCCCGAACTCGACCAGTTCCACGGAGTCGATCTCACCGTGGTGGACCTGGGCCTGGAACAGACCCGCACCCGGGATTGGGTGGTGACCCGTGTCGCGGTACGCAGCCCCCGGCGGCTGGGACGGCGCACCGGTGTGCAGGTGACGGACTGGAGCCACATCCAGGGCTTGACGCCGTCGAGCCTCAATCTGCCCGGTCAGGGCGTGGCCCAGCTCATGCTTCAATTCGAGGGTATGCGGCCGGTCGAGGTGGCCGATGCCATCCGTGAGCTGCCCGCCAAACGGCGCGATGAGGTACTTGGCGCCTTCGACGACGAGCGGCTGGCCGACATCCTTCAGGAGCTTCCCGAAGACGACCAGGCCGAGGTGCTGACCAAACTGAAAGACGAACGGGCCGCGGATGTGCTGGAGGCCATGGACCCCGACGACGCCGCCGACCTACTCGGCGAGCTCCCCCCGGCAGAAGCCGAATCACTGCTGGCGCTGATGGACCCGGAGGATTCCGAGCCTGTCCGCCGACTGCTCACCCACTCCCCCAACACCGCCGGTGGCATGATGACACCGGAGCCGGTGATCCTGAGCCCCAATACCACCGTCGCCGAAGCCCTTGCCCGCGTGCGCGATCCAGACCTGACACCGGCACTTTCCTCGCTGGTTTTCGTGGTCCGGCCGCCCACGGCGACGCCCACCGGCCGCTACCTCGGATGCGTGCATCTGCAGCGGCTGCTGCGCGAGCCCCCCTACGCGATGGTCGGCGGCATCCTCGACACCGACCTGCCCTATCTTGATGCCGAAGCCCCATTGGCCGAGGTGACCCGCTACTTCGCCGCGTACAACCTGGTGTGCGGCCCCGTGATTGACAGGGAGGACCACTTGCTCGGTGCCGTCACCGTGGATGACGTGCTGGATCACCTGATGCCCGATGGCTGGCGCGCCGAAGAGCCCGAGTCCGTCGCGGGAGGTGACCGCCGGTGA
- a CDS encoding TetR/AcrR family transcriptional regulator: protein MSTSPASSPTLSRVERKKLEMRQEILDAAFACFAEQGYHATGVADIAGRIGIGHGTFYRYFKSKRDIIEHVIDDVTGQIFEAIGAENAAGLADDIEQYRQQSVRIGAALAHLFRDNPHLPLLLLEAGSVDSELRERVFGMLSTSDHLTEAYLRHGVEKGYLRADLDTEYTARAVTGMILANGLHASRGGEVQDTERFSAAVIALMYGGIGP from the coding sequence ATGTCGACAAGTCCGGCTAGTTCCCCCACGCTCAGCCGTGTCGAGCGCAAAAAGCTCGAGATGCGACAGGAGATTCTGGACGCCGCCTTCGCCTGCTTCGCCGAGCAGGGCTATCACGCCACGGGTGTCGCGGACATCGCCGGACGAATCGGGATCGGCCACGGGACCTTCTACCGGTACTTCAAGAGCAAGCGGGACATCATCGAGCATGTCATCGATGACGTCACCGGTCAGATCTTTGAAGCGATCGGGGCAGAAAACGCCGCCGGCCTTGCCGACGACATCGAGCAATATCGGCAACAGTCCGTCCGGATCGGCGCCGCGCTGGCGCACCTGTTCAGGGATAACCCGCACCTACCGCTGCTGCTGCTGGAGGCCGGGTCGGTCGACAGCGAGCTCCGCGAGCGGGTATTCGGCATGCTCTCCACGAGTGATCACCTCACCGAGGCCTATCTGCGACACGGGGTCGAAAAGGGTTATCTACGCGCCGATCTCGATACCGAGTACACAGCGCGGGCGGTGACCGGGATGATCCTCGCCAACGGACTGCACGCCTCACGGGGCGGTGAGGTGCAGGACACCGAACGATTCTCAGCCGCCGTCATCGCCCTGATGTACGGCGGAATCGGCCCCTAA
- a CDS encoding response regulator: MADTEVGVLLVDDQELVRTGLRRILRRKDGFAIVGECADGSEVAAAVSQVCPDVVIMDLRMKKMSGIDAIRLLHASQGPPALALTTFDDDELLSGALRAGAAGFILKDSPAEELVRAVHAVARGEAYLDPAVTSRVLNAYRRAPAAVSGDAEEKLTARELDVLALIASGATNAEIAEQLVISEVTVKSHIGRIFVKLDLRDRAAAIVYAYDHGIVTPK; this comes from the coding sequence ATGGCTGACACCGAGGTCGGCGTATTGTTGGTCGACGATCAGGAGCTGGTGCGGACCGGGCTGCGCAGGATTCTGCGCCGCAAGGACGGATTCGCGATTGTGGGGGAGTGCGCCGACGGCAGCGAGGTCGCCGCGGCGGTAAGCCAGGTGTGTCCCGATGTGGTGATCATGGACCTGCGGATGAAGAAGATGAGCGGTATCGACGCGATTCGGTTGTTACACGCCTCGCAGGGGCCGCCGGCATTGGCGCTCACTACATTTGACGATGATGAGCTGCTATCAGGCGCGCTGCGTGCCGGCGCCGCCGGGTTCATCCTGAAGGACTCGCCTGCGGAGGAACTGGTGCGTGCGGTACACGCGGTGGCGCGCGGTGAGGCATATCTGGATCCCGCGGTGACATCGCGAGTGCTCAACGCCTATCGGCGTGCGCCCGCCGCGGTATCGGGGGACGCCGAGGAGAAGCTGACCGCACGAGAATTGGATGTGTTGGCGCTCATCGCATCCGGAGCTACTAACGCTGAAATCGCCGAACAACTGGTGATTTCAGAGGTGACGGTCAAGAGCCATATCGGGCGCATCTTCGTCAAACTCGACCTACGGGATCGGGCCGCAGCCATTGTGTACGCCTATGACCACGGCATTGTGACTCCCAAATAG
- a CDS encoding SDR family oxidoreductase, giving the protein MSRYPKIELAGAVVVITGGARGIGAATARLFAEKGADVWIGDVDDVVAKETADRIPRAQAGVLDVTKPESWTAFLERVRAEAGPVDILINNAGVMPLGGFVEENERTTDLILDVNVRGPLNGARAALPAMVARGRGHVVNVASMAGKLAVPGMVTYNASKFGAVGLSLALRKEYGNSGVSISCVLPSAVRTELASGAPLGKGMPTVDPEDVAAAIVRSVDTRRAQISVPGWLAFGWGLVDLFVPEPVERLARRLIDDRRALTSLDLNARGAYIERIERQSKEHQK; this is encoded by the coding sequence GTGAGTCGTTATCCGAAGATTGAGCTGGCCGGCGCGGTGGTCGTCATCACCGGCGGAGCCAGGGGAATCGGCGCGGCGACCGCGCGCCTCTTCGCCGAGAAGGGTGCCGATGTCTGGATTGGCGATGTCGATGACGTGGTGGCCAAAGAGACCGCGGACCGCATTCCGCGGGCACAGGCCGGCGTGCTCGACGTGACCAAGCCCGAATCCTGGACGGCGTTTCTCGAGCGGGTGCGTGCCGAAGCGGGACCCGTCGACATCCTGATCAACAACGCCGGCGTGATGCCGCTCGGCGGATTCGTCGAAGAGAACGAGCGCACCACCGACTTGATCCTCGACGTGAACGTGCGCGGTCCGCTCAACGGCGCGCGGGCCGCGCTGCCGGCGATGGTGGCCCGCGGGCGTGGGCACGTCGTCAACGTGGCCTCGATGGCGGGCAAATTGGCGGTGCCCGGCATGGTCACCTACAACGCCTCCAAATTCGGTGCCGTTGGGTTGTCGTTGGCGCTGCGCAAGGAGTACGGCAACAGTGGCGTCAGCATCAGCTGCGTGTTGCCGAGCGCGGTCCGCACCGAGCTGGCCTCGGGGGCGCCCCTGGGCAAGGGCATGCCTACCGTCGACCCCGAGGATGTGGCCGCCGCCATCGTGCGCAGCGTCGACACCCGCCGCGCCCAGATTTCGGTGCCGGGCTGGCTCGCATTCGGGTGGGGACTGGTGGATCTGTTCGTGCCCGAACCGGTTGAGCGGCTTGCCCGCCGGCTCATCGACGACCGTCGTGCCCTGACGTCGCTCGACCTGAACGCGCGCGGCGCCTACATCGAACGCATCGAGCGTCAAAGCAAGGAGCATCAGAAATGA
- a CDS encoding TetR/AcrR family transcriptional regulator → METVDPDDLTARARIRDAALREFGEKGYDGATIRGIAARAGVSSGLLRHHFGSKHELREACDEYLVKTMRAINEQVRSNVEHGDVHYVSARIPIGQYQGYITRALVEGSAGQLFDEMVAMTQDWLAAADQHRVVPAEVDLKSRATVITAMALAVPLLQQHVSRGLGVDVDSPEGDLKMAATLVDVYANPLLTAEQATSAQEDLARRMGSHS, encoded by the coding sequence ATGGAGACCGTGGATCCCGACGACCTCACCGCCCGTGCCCGGATACGGGATGCGGCGCTGCGCGAGTTCGGCGAGAAGGGGTACGACGGCGCCACCATCCGGGGGATTGCCGCCCGCGCCGGAGTGTCTTCCGGGCTGCTGCGACATCACTTCGGGTCCAAGCACGAGCTGCGGGAAGCCTGCGACGAATACCTCGTCAAGACGATGCGCGCCATCAATGAGCAGGTGCGCTCGAACGTGGAACATGGTGACGTGCACTACGTCTCGGCGCGCATTCCCATCGGTCAGTATCAGGGGTACATCACGAGGGCATTGGTGGAAGGCTCTGCGGGGCAGCTCTTCGACGAGATGGTCGCGATGACCCAAGACTGGTTGGCCGCGGCTGATCAGCATCGGGTGGTTCCGGCCGAGGTGGATCTGAAATCGCGCGCCACCGTCATCACGGCCATGGCCTTGGCGGTCCCGCTACTTCAGCAACATGTTTCGCGTGGGCTGGGAGTGGACGTCGATTCGCCCGAAGGGGACCTGAAGATGGCCGCCACGCTGGTAGATGTGTATGCGAACCCGCTGCTGACTGCCGAGCAGGCAACATCGGCACAGGAAGATCTCGCGCGCAGAATGGGTAGCCATTCCTAA